Proteins encoded in a region of the Maniola jurtina chromosome 12, ilManJurt1.1, whole genome shotgun sequence genome:
- the LOC123870043 gene encoding serine protease inhibitor dipetalogastin-like isoform X2, with protein MKNLTPVIFLVIACNQIVLSRRLRNAIDDNLYYEEFAKPYSINNGAAPYRGWGLADDDAYSDENEHSWSDEIPSRTAQGKIQQCITTCQPNSAYQPVCATDGVTYHNLEHLQCFMRCGVVVHIRQLSPCPGWSGTTASPTQLPQTTTAASTTTSNNLQACMLLCPTTPEYNPVCGTDRVTYDNPGKLACAQWCGKDVQVSRRSPCPKIKSTVEPVSTTTTPKSIQIRICMTSCPTDPQYDPVCGTNKETFYNLSRLQCAINCGLDVSLLKSVPCHIEENSDTDGSKENDEDEDFEIDIRNQHTRRAF; from the exons atgaagaaTTTAACGCCAGTGATTT TTCTTGTGATAGCATGTAACCAAATAGTGTTAAGTCGAAGATTAAGAAACGCAATAGACGATAACCTATATTATGAAGAGTTCGCCAAACCATATTCGATAAACAACGGGGCTGCCCCTTATCGAGGATGGGGGCTTGCAGATGATGATGCATATTCCGATGAAAATGAACAT agtTGGAGTGACGAAATACCTAGTCGTACAGCGCAGGGAAAAATTCAACAATGTATAACTACTTGTCAACCAAACTCGGCGTACCAGCCTGTCTGTGCCACGGACGGTGTCACTTACCACAATCTGGAACATTTGCAATGTTTTATGAGGTGTGGAGTAG TCGTTCACATACGCCAGCTGTCACCATGTCCAGGCTGGAGTGGCACCACTGCAAGTCCAACGCAGCTGCCGCAAACCACTACAGCTGCATCTACTACTACATCTAACAACCTGCAGGCTTGTATGTTATTGTGCCCCACCACGCCGGAGTATAACCCTGTGTGCGGTACCGACCGCGTTACATACGACAACCCTGGAAAACTGGCATGTGCGCAATGGTGTGGAAAAG ATGTCCAAGTATCTCGTCGATCGCCATGTCCAAAAATAAAATCTACAGTTGAACCGGTCAGCACTACGACCACTCCTAAAAGTATACAAATACGCATATGTATGACATCTTGTCCTACCGACCCGCAATACGACCCTGTATGCGGCACCAATAAGGAAACCTTCTACAACTTGTCGAGGTTACAGTGCGCTATTAATTGTGGACTTG ATGTGTCGTTGTTAAAGTCAGTACCGTGCCATATTGAAGAGAATTCAGATACTGATGGCAGTAAGGAAAACGACGAAGATGAAGATTTTGAAATTGACATAAGAAATCAGCATACAAGAAGAGCGTTTTAA
- the LOC123870043 gene encoding serine protease inhibitor dipetalogastin-like isoform X1, producing the protein MKNLTPVIFLVIACNQIVLSRRLRNAIDDNLYYEEFAKPYSINNGAAPYRGWGLADDDAYSDENEHDHRIIFPDVDWSDEIPSRTAQGKIQQCITTCQPNSAYQPVCATDGVTYHNLEHLQCFMRCGVVVHIRQLSPCPGWSGTTASPTQLPQTTTAASTTTSNNLQACMLLCPTTPEYNPVCGTDRVTYDNPGKLACAQWCGKDVQVSRRSPCPKIKSTVEPVSTTTTPKSIQIRICMTSCPTDPQYDPVCGTNKETFYNLSRLQCAINCGLDVSLLKSVPCHIEENSDTDGSKENDEDEDFEIDIRNQHTRRAF; encoded by the exons atgaagaaTTTAACGCCAGTGATTT TTCTTGTGATAGCATGTAACCAAATAGTGTTAAGTCGAAGATTAAGAAACGCAATAGACGATAACCTATATTATGAAGAGTTCGCCAAACCATATTCGATAAACAACGGGGCTGCCCCTTATCGAGGATGGGGGCTTGCAGATGATGATGCATATTCCGATGAAAATGAACATGATCACCGGATAATATTTCCTGACGTAGA tTGGAGTGACGAAATACCTAGTCGTACAGCGCAGGGAAAAATTCAACAATGTATAACTACTTGTCAACCAAACTCGGCGTACCAGCCTGTCTGTGCCACGGACGGTGTCACTTACCACAATCTGGAACATTTGCAATGTTTTATGAGGTGTGGAGTAG TCGTTCACATACGCCAGCTGTCACCATGTCCAGGCTGGAGTGGCACCACTGCAAGTCCAACGCAGCTGCCGCAAACCACTACAGCTGCATCTACTACTACATCTAACAACCTGCAGGCTTGTATGTTATTGTGCCCCACCACGCCGGAGTATAACCCTGTGTGCGGTACCGACCGCGTTACATACGACAACCCTGGAAAACTGGCATGTGCGCAATGGTGTGGAAAAG ATGTCCAAGTATCTCGTCGATCGCCATGTCCAAAAATAAAATCTACAGTTGAACCGGTCAGCACTACGACCACTCCTAAAAGTATACAAATACGCATATGTATGACATCTTGTCCTACCGACCCGCAATACGACCCTGTATGCGGCACCAATAAGGAAACCTTCTACAACTTGTCGAGGTTACAGTGCGCTATTAATTGTGGACTTG ATGTGTCGTTGTTAAAGTCAGTACCGTGCCATATTGAAGAGAATTCAGATACTGATGGCAGTAAGGAAAACGACGAAGATGAAGATTTTGAAATTGACATAAGAAATCAGCATACAAGAAGAGCGTTTTAA
- the LOC123870044 gene encoding protein takeout-like, whose product MQCVYWYTIFFVTVNYCAIAVADRFHGFKRPCKTTSPECLRRSLQAVLPDFVKGIPELGIPSLDPLKVQNIDFVLPGGITVEIKEGFTKGLRKCRVDSVRNIGGNQYEVKFHCNLLTKGKYRSKGQFLMFPIDGEGESKIKCKNLKVTCTFRIVTTTKPDGTQHFQIQDFKSSHDYEGRVTFHLTNLFKGNPEISQAVLKFLNENWRSVSEEFGGPFFEYGVISILNNIKKFLDIIPIDQLEAV is encoded by the exons ATGCAATGTGTATATTGgtatactattttctttgtgaCTGTTAATTATTGTGCAATCGCTGTGGCGGACCGTTTCC ATGGCTTTAAACGGCCTTGCAAAACTACCTCGCCTGAATGTTTACGGCGCTCACTTCAGGCCGTTTTGCCTGATTTTGTAAAAGGCATTCCCGAGCTTGGAATACCGTCTTTGGACCCTTTAAAGGTGCAAAATATTGACTTTGTACTGCCTGGAGGGATAACTGTGGAAATCAAAGAAGGTTTTACCAAAGGTCTTCGAAAATGCCGGGTTGATTCAGTACG GAATATCGGTGGGAACCAGTACGAAGTGAAATTTCATTGCAATTTGCTTACGAAGGGTAAATATCGATCAAAGGGGCAATTTCTTATGTTTCCTATTGATGGAGAAGGcgaatcaaaaataaaatgca AAAATTTGAAGGTAACCTGCACATTCCGTATAGTGACTACGACAAAACCAGACGGCACCCAACATTTCcaaatacaggattttaaatCAAGTCACGATTATGAAGGCCGAGTTACTTTTCATCTGACTAATCTTTTCAAAGGGAATCCGGAAATCA GTCAAgccgttttgaaatttttaaatgaaaactgGCGGTCGGTGTCCGAAGAGTTTGGAGGTCCATTCTTCGAATATGGCGTCATAAGTATCTTgaataatatcaaaaaatttCTAGATATTATTCCCATTGACCAACTCGAAGCAGTTTAG
- the LOC123870494 gene encoding uncharacterized protein LOC123870494: protein MEGNYDTNKMDATRFDLILYMVRPLTIIENLFGKFRYRKVGGNIEILSRRMKFYAIFLVSLIVAAYCIIFVNDLLHKTHNGINNIVDIVDAVIALIMMIQHTLSMVVFLHYTKNNVNIIKLIAVIDDNLNISKNKQFYKDSRRLIQIGISIFIFIYTLLAIYESNGKYVLLIEILLGIVDFERHLEVMAFCIFIKTMKDRLVIVNKILEHVIITKNRGYTLNIPAKTLKQNAVYAGCTINESSIIRTLAITYDLIGEACDEINKVFKFHIFKALFTTFVYIIMTIWSAIYYIRTSETSDSLFFFLCVFDIISVGIMSYTCEVLLIKRNSTKILVNELIMDYDLTRQMRIQAKAFMELIEVWPLQIYAYDMFAIDIKLLLKFISVSTTYLIVIIQISHFF from the coding sequence atggaagGTAATTATGATACCAATAAAATGGATGCGACTAGGTTTGACCTCATTCTATACATGGTGAGACCTTTGACAATTATTGAAAATTTGTTTGGTAAATTCAGATATCGAAAGGTTGGTGGGAACATAGAAATATTAAGTAGAAGAATGAAGTTTTACGCTATCTTTCTAGTGAGTTTGATTGTGGCAGCATATTGCATTATTTTTGTTAATGATCTGCTACACAAAACTCATAATGGCATCAACAATATTGTGGACATAGTAGACGCAGTTATCGCTCTAATAATGATGATACAACATACTCTATCAATGGTAGTTTTCTTACATTACACCAAGAATAAtgtgaatattataaaattgataGCTGTTATAGATGATAATCTAAATATTTCAAagaataaacaattttataagGATTCTCGTAGGCTCATCCAAATTGGAAtatcaatttttatatttatttatacactaTTAGCAATTTATGAATCGAATGGAAAATATGTATTGCTGATTGAAATATTACTAGGAATAGTTGATTTTGAACGCCACCTCGAAGTAATggctttttgtatatttatcaaAACAATGAAAGACAGATTggttattgtaaataaaattttggaacacgtcattattacaaaaaatcGTGGGTATACTTTGAATATTCCGGCAAAGACTTTAAAACAAAACGCTGTGTATGCAGGATGTACTATAAATGAAAGTTCTATAATTCGTACATTAGCCATAACTTACGATTTGATCGGTGAAGCGTGTGATGAAATTAACAAAGTTTTCAAATTCCATATTTTCAAAGCACTTTTCACTACATTTGTATACATCATTATGACTATATGGTCAGCAATATACTACATACGAACGTCAGAAACTTCGgactctttatttttctttttgtgtgTATTTGATATCATATCTGTCGGTATTATGTCATACACTTGTGAAGTTTTGCTTATAAAGCGTAACTCTACTAAGATCTTGGTAAACGAACTTATTATGGACTACGACCTTACCAGGCAAATGCGAATCCAGGCAAAAGCTTTTATGGAGTTAATCGAAGTGTGGCCATTGCAGATTTATGCATACGACATGTTTGCTATAGACATAAAGTTATTACTTAAATTTATAAGCGTGTCGACAACATATCTGATAGTAATCATTCAAATTTCGCATTTTTTCTAA
- the LOC123870495 gene encoding uncharacterized protein LOC123870495, with the protein MGDIADDTKMDGTRFVSILYMLRPLTIIENLFGKFRYRKVGGNIDILNRRMKFYAIFIVCLSVTTFGIIFVNDIKHKTFGSFSKIVNVVDEVASLTMVIQHVLSMAVFLHYTKNNVYIIKLIALIDDNLNISKDKKFYKDSRRLIQIEISIFIFIYTLLAIYDLNAKYTLPNEILITIIDFECHLEVLAFCIFIKTMKDRLCIVNKILEHVIVTKKRGDTLNIPPKSLRNRNDVLYAGCIINDRSIIRNLGITYDLIGEACDEINKVFKFHIFKALCTTFVYIIITIWTSIYYIRTLDTSNSLLRIVLLCLFDIMSVGVMSYTCEVLLLKRNSTKILVNELIINYDLTRQMRLQAKAFMELIEVWPLQIYAYDMFAIDIKLMLKFISVSTTYLIVIFQISHFF; encoded by the coding sequence atgggaGATATTGCCGATGATACAAAAATGGATGGCACGAGATTTGTTTCAATTCTGTATATGCTGAGACCATTGACAATCATCGAAAATTTGTTCGGGAAATTCAGATATCGAAAGGTTGGTGGGAACATAGATATATTGAACAGACGAATGAAGTTTTACGCTATCTTTATAGTATGTCTCTCTGTGACAACGTTTGGCATTATTTTTGTTAATGATATCAAACACAAAACTTTTGGTAGCTTCAGCAAAATTGTGAACGTGGTAGACGAAGTTGCCTCTTTGACGATGGTGATACAACATGTTCTATCAATGGCAGTTTTCTTACACTACACCAAGAATAAtgtgtatattataaaattaatagctCTTATAGACGATAATCTAAATATTTCAAAGGATAAAAAGTTCTATAAGGATTCCCGTAGGCTCATTCAAATcgaaatatcaatttttatatttatttatacactaTTAGCAATTTACGACTTGAATGCAAAATATACGTTGcctaatgaaatattaattacaataattgatTTTGAATGTCATCTCGAAGTATTggctttttgtatatttatcaaAACAATGAAAGACAGGTtatgtattgtaaataaaattttggaacACGTCATTGTTACAAAAAAACGTGGGGATACTTTGAATATCCCGCCAAAAAGTTTGAGAAATCGTAACGACGTTTTGTATGCAGGGTGTATTATTAATGACAGATCTATAATTCGTAATTTAGGTATAACGTACGATTTGATCGGTGAAGCCTGTGatgaaattaataaagttttcaaatttcatatttttaaagcacTCTGCACTACATTTGTATACATCATTATCACAATATGGACATCAATATACTACATACGAACGTTAGACACTTCTAATTCTTTACTACGTATAGTATTGTTGTGTCTATTTGATATCATGTCAGTTGGTGTTATGTCCTATACTTGTGAAGTTTTGCTTTTAAAACGTAACTCTACTAAGATCTTGGTAAATGAACTTATAATAAACTACGACCTTACCAGGCAGATGCGACTCCAGGCTAAAGCATTTATGGAGCTGATTGAAGTGTGGCCATTGCAGATTTATGCGTACGACATGTTTGCTATAGACATAAAGTTAATGCTGAAATTTATAAGCGTGTCGACAACATATCTGATAGTGATTTTTCAAATTTCGCATTTTTTCTAA